TCTACGCGTCGGACCCGGCGGTGCAGGCGATGGCGGACCGCCAGGGCTGGACCGGTCGCCTCATCCCCGAAGAGGGCGTGCCGACCCTGGCGGTGAACTTCGCGAACATGGCGATCAACAAGGCGAGCCTGGCGATGCAGCCTCGGCTGACGCTCACGCTGGAGGGTCCGGAGAATGGCCAGCGGCGGGCGACGCTCGATGTCGAACTCGAGCACCTCGGTTCCGACGACGAAGATCCGCTCTACGGCGGGTTCCAGCGCTGGTGGACTGAGGTGCTGCTGCCGGAGGGCAGCGCATGGATCGCAAGCGATCCATCTGCGCTGCCCGATCCGGAGGCGTTGAACGGCGGGAGCTACCAGATCGACCTCTTCCCCGGGCAGACCGGGCGCGTCCATGTGGAGTTCACTATGCCGGACGCGCCCTCACTGCTGCTCCGGCGCCAGCCGGGCGTCCGCACGGCCGAGGTGACGGTCGTCGATGCCCGGTGCCAGCAATCGCGCGAGGTCTCACTCACGAACGACGTCAAGGTCGATCTCGCGTCGCTCTGCCGGTAGGCCGGCTTACTGGTAGTTCCAGGTCGATACCTTCAACGTGCCGCTCGGCAGGTCGATTGTCTGGGCGCTCTTGTTCTCGAAAAGCACCGTGATGGTGTCCTTGCTGCTGACCACCGCGCTCAGGTAGACCCCGTCGCGGATCGCCGAGAAGCCGGCCAGCGCCATGTCACCCTTCATCGCTCCGGGAACAGCGACGGTCGTCGTGACTGTCGCTCCCGGCGCCAGCGCCGGCGGGTCGTACTCCACGGTGCCGACGTAGTTCCCCCAGAGCCGGCCGCCGTTCTCTCCGACGACCAGCCCGCCACGCACCGACATCATCGCTGGCTGGTTTTGTGTACCGATCCAGACGACGCGCTTGGTCGGTCCGCTCAGGTTCTCGACGGGTGGATTGTTCAGGTACCCGTTCATGATCGGGTTCACCAGCGTGAGGTTCACGTTGGTGTTGTCGGCGGGCAGGCGGATGGCGTAGGGGGCGACCTGATTGCCGACCATGTGCAGGCCATCGGCCACGATGTAGCTCGTCATGCCCGGGGCGATCTCCAGGGCCGGGCCGGTCGCGCCAGTCTTGGCCTCGGAGTAGACGCTGCTCAGGTAGAGGTTGCTGACCCCGTTGACGAGCAAGGCAGCGCCGCTGGCACCGTTGGTCGTCGGCTCGACCTGGCTCGCGACGATCGACACCTTGGTTACCTGCGTCTGCCCATCGCCGATCACGACCTGGTGCTCGATGTTCCCATAGATCTGCGAGCCGATGATCTTGCTTTCCTGCACACGCCGCACGAGTCGCAGGCCGATTCGGTTGTTCTTCACCGTGAGGTCGGACATGAGCATCGAGTACGCATGATCCTCGTTCCCGATACCGATGCCCGGATCGCCGAGGCAGTTCTGAATCAGCAGGTGCTCGAACCGCGCCCGGATGCCGCCGTACTGGCGGATCCAGATCCCGTAGCCGGCCGTCCCGGCCCCGTCGATGCCGATGTTGGCAATGGTGAAGCCCTCCATACCGCTTGGCAGCACCGTTCCGTCACCAAGGGTGAGCACCGCCTTGGTACCGGGGACGGCTCGCAACGTGGTCAGGGTGGGCGAGGCACCCACGATCGTGATCGGCCGCGTGATGGTGATACCGGAGGTCACGTACGTTCCAGGTGGCAGCATCAGCACCTGGTTTGCCTGCGTGGCAGCGTCGATCGCGCTCTGCAGCGCGACTGTGTCGTCGGTGATGCCGTCGCCCGCGGCGGCGAACTGCGCCTTCACGTCGATAATCCCGTTGCCCACGCTGGCCGATTGGGCCAGGCGAGCCGTGGCATGCGAGTCGGACGCCGGTCCCAACAGCGTCACTATCAGTCCCAGGATGCACGCAATCACCACGACGGTCCGGCGGGTGCCGAATCCCATGATGCGGCAACGAGCGCCAAGCGTGAGCGCGCGCCGCCCCGCTGCGCGAGTGTCGTCGTCCATGGCTTGTCCCTGCCTGTCCCACAACCCGGGTGTCGGGTTGCATGGCCACGACCACGGGCGTGGTCGTGGCTACTGCTCCACTGTTCGCAAGGGCGGGTACCCCGTTACCGAGCGGCTGTCCCGAGCCGCCTTGTTCGCCGGGGGAGAGCCCGCCACCACGCTCATTGTGGTCGTGACCGGGTGTCACCGGACAGATTCGAGCGTCCCGCCTTCGATGAGAGAATAATGTCCCGACGTGGTACTGCGGTCTAGCGATTGGCTAGTACCTGCGTACTCATGTCTAGGGTCGCAGTACCAGAGGCGCGTGCTTGTCACGGTGTCTGTGGGTGGAGAGCAACGGCGCGGCGAAGACCATCGCCGCGCCGTTGAGGCGGAGGACTAGGCGACGCCGTCCTGGCGAAGCACGGCGATCGCGGTTTGCCAGAGGATCCGCAGGTCGAGCCAGAGCGAGCGGTTCTTGACGTACTCCAGGTCGAGCGCCAGCGTCTCGGTGAAGGTGAGCTCATCCCGTCCACTGACCTTGGCCGGCGAGGTCACGCCTGGCTTGATGCTCAGGATCGTCTCGGCGGCATCGCCGTAGTAGGGGATCATCTCCGGGATCTCCGGTCGTGGGCCAACCAGGCTCATGTCACCCTTCAGCACGTTCCAGAGGTTTGGGAGCTCATCGATGCTGGTGCGTCGCAGGAAGCGCCCGACGCGCGTCACCCGGGGGTCGTCCTTGGGGTGGAAGACGAGCGTGGGCAACTCTTCTGGCGAGTACTTGTAGGCATACAGCTCGGGAAAGCGCTCGCGCGCATTCACGTACATCCCTCGGAACTTGTAGAGAG
This genomic window from Sphaerobacter thermophilus DSM 20745 contains:
- a CDS encoding glycosyl hydrolase family 28-related protein — encoded protein: MDDDTRAAGRRALTLGARCRIMGFGTRRTVVVIACILGLIVTLLGPASDSHATARLAQSASVGNGIIDVKAQFAAAGDGITDDTVALQSAIDAATQANQVLMLPPGTYVTSGITITRPITIVGASPTLTTLRAVPGTKAVLTLGDGTVLPSGMEGFTIANIGIDGAGTAGYGIWIRQYGGIRARFEHLLIQNCLGDPGIGIGNEDHAYSMLMSDLTVKNNRIGLRLVRRVQESKIIGSQIYGNIEHQVVIGDGQTQVTKVSIVASQVEPTTNGASGAALLVNGVSNLYLSSVYSEAKTGATGPALEIAPGMTSYIVADGLHMVGNQVAPYAIRLPADNTNVNLTLVNPIMNGYLNNPPVENLSGPTKRVVWIGTQNQPAMMSVRGGLVVGENGGRLWGNYVGTVEYDPPALAPGATVTTTVAVPGAMKGDMALAGFSAIRDGVYLSAVVSSKDTITVLFENKSAQTIDLPSGTLKVSTWNYQ
- a CDS encoding sugar transferase — translated: MAAAPPKTSEGVRWWAGGHPVYEILKRGIDIVGATVGLVLTSPIMAAAAIAVRLESPGPAIFRQVRVGQHGVPFTLYKFRGMYVNARERFPELYAYKYSPEELPTLVFHPKDDPRVTRVGRFLRRTSIDELPNLWNVLKGDMSLVGPRPEIPEMIPYYGDAAETILSIKPGVTSPAKVSGRDELTFTETLALDLEYVKNRSLWLDLRILWQTAIAVLRQDGVA